Proteins encoded within one genomic window of Chelatococcus sp. HY11:
- the fdhF gene encoding formate dehydrogenase subunit alpha — protein MTLVPETDYGTPAARSEATVSLTIDGRSVEVPVGTSIMRAAMEMGTQIPKLCATDMVDAFGSCRMCLVEVDGMRGTPASCTTPVASGMVVRTQTERLAQIRKGVMELYISDHPLDCLTCAANGDCELQDMAGAVGLREVRYGYEGENHVIASRAGAVNDRFLPKDESNPYFTYDPSKCIVCSRCVRACEEVQGTFALTIEGRGFDSRVSPGMHESFLGSECVSCGACVQACPTATLTEKSVIAIGQPEHSVVTTCAYCGVGCTFKAEMRGEEVVRMVPWKDGKANRGHSCVKGRFAWGYTTHRDRILNPMIREKITDPWREVSWDEALTHVASEFRRIQTTYGRASVGGITSSRCTNEETYLVQKLVRAGFGNNNVDTCARVCHSPTGYGLKTAFGTSAGTQDFDSVEHSDIVMVIGANPTDGHPVFGSRLKRRLREGAKLIVIDPRRIDLVRTPHVEAAYHLPLKPGTNVAVLTAIAHVIVTEGLFDEAFVRERCDWSAFEHWASFVAEARNSPEAVEAISGVPADTIRGAARLYATGGNGAIYYGLGVTEHSQGSTTVMAIANLAMATGNLGRPGVGVNPLRGQNNVQGSCDMGSFPHELPGYRHISDDATRDIFEKLWGVKLDNEPGLRIPNMFDAALDGSFKGLYVQGEDIVQSDPNTHHVTAGLSAMECVVVHDLFLNETANYAHVFLPGSTFLEKDGTFTNAERRIQRVRKVMTPKNGYADWEVTQRLAQAMGLSWTYTHPGEIMDEIAATTPSFAGVSYAKLEALGSVQWPCNDKAPEGTPVMHAAGFVRGQGLFMITEYLATDEKTGPRFPLLLTTGRILSQYNVGAQTRRTANVIWHEEDLLEIHPHDAENRGIREGDFVRLASRAGETALRATITDRVAPGVVYTTFHHPLTQANVVTSDYSDWATNCPEYKVTAVEVMPSNGPSDWQQSYSEHAAQSRRITHRLDAAE, from the coding sequence ATGACCCTCGTCCCCGAAACCGACTACGGCACGCCCGCCGCGCGTTCGGAGGCCACGGTCAGTCTCACCATCGATGGACGCAGCGTCGAGGTTCCGGTCGGCACTTCGATCATGCGCGCGGCGATGGAGATGGGGACGCAGATCCCGAAGCTCTGCGCGACCGACATGGTCGATGCCTTTGGCTCCTGCCGCATGTGCCTCGTTGAGGTCGATGGGATGCGCGGAACGCCGGCCTCCTGCACCACGCCGGTGGCATCCGGCATGGTTGTGCGCACCCAGACCGAGCGCTTGGCGCAGATCCGCAAGGGGGTGATGGAGCTCTATATCTCCGACCACCCGCTCGATTGCCTGACCTGCGCGGCCAATGGCGATTGCGAGTTGCAGGACATGGCCGGGGCGGTGGGCCTGCGCGAGGTTCGCTACGGCTACGAGGGCGAGAACCATGTGATCGCGAGCCGCGCCGGCGCGGTCAACGACCGCTTCCTGCCCAAGGATGAGTCCAACCCCTATTTCACCTACGATCCCTCGAAATGCATCGTCTGCTCGCGCTGTGTGCGGGCTTGTGAGGAGGTGCAGGGCACCTTCGCCCTGACGATCGAGGGGCGCGGCTTTGACAGCCGGGTGTCACCCGGCATGCATGAGAGCTTCCTCGGTTCCGAATGCGTGTCCTGCGGCGCCTGCGTGCAGGCCTGCCCGACGGCGACCTTGACCGAGAAGTCCGTCATAGCGATCGGCCAGCCCGAGCATTCGGTGGTGACGACTTGCGCCTATTGCGGCGTCGGCTGCACCTTCAAGGCCGAGATGCGCGGCGAGGAAGTGGTGCGCATGGTGCCCTGGAAAGACGGCAAGGCCAATCGCGGCCATTCCTGCGTCAAGGGACGCTTTGCCTGGGGCTACACCACGCACCGCGACCGCATCCTCAACCCGATGATCCGCGAAAAGATCACCGATCCCTGGCGCGAGGTGAGCTGGGATGAGGCATTGACGCATGTGGCAAGCGAATTCCGCCGCATCCAGACGACTTACGGCCGGGCCTCGGTCGGCGGGATCACCTCCTCTCGCTGCACCAATGAGGAGACCTATCTCGTCCAGAAGCTGGTGCGCGCCGGCTTCGGCAATAACAATGTCGACACCTGCGCCCGGGTTTGCCATTCGCCTACCGGCTACGGCCTGAAGACGGCCTTCGGCACATCGGCCGGCACCCAGGATTTCGATTCCGTCGAGCACAGCGACATCGTCATGGTGATCGGCGCCAATCCGACCGATGGCCATCCGGTTTTCGGCTCTCGGCTCAAGAGGCGCCTGCGGGAAGGCGCGAAGCTCATCGTTATCGACCCGCGCCGCATCGATCTCGTGCGCACCCCGCATGTGGAGGCCGCTTATCATCTGCCGCTGAAGCCCGGCACCAATGTCGCGGTGCTGACGGCGATCGCCCATGTGATTGTCACCGAAGGCCTCTTCGATGAAGCCTTTGTGCGGGAGCGCTGCGACTGGAGCGCCTTCGAGCATTGGGCGTCCTTCGTCGCCGAGGCGCGCAACAGTCCCGAGGCCGTGGAGGCGATCTCCGGCGTGCCGGCCGACACCATCCGTGGCGCCGCGCGGCTTTACGCGACCGGCGGCAATGGCGCGATCTATTACGGCCTGGGGGTCACCGAGCACAGCCAGGGCTCGACCACCGTGATGGCGATCGCCAATCTCGCCATGGCGACGGGCAACCTCGGCCGGCCCGGCGTGGGCGTGAACCCGCTGCGGGGCCAGAACAACGTCCAGGGCTCCTGCGACATGGGCTCGTTCCCCCACGAGCTGCCCGGCTATCGCCACATCTCGGACGACGCCACGCGCGACATCTTCGAGAAGCTTTGGGGCGTCAAGCTCGACAACGAGCCGGGTCTCCGGATCCCGAACATGTTCGATGCCGCGCTCGACGGCTCGTTCAAGGGCCTCTACGTCCAGGGGGAGGATATCGTCCAGTCCGATCCCAACACGCATCATGTCACCGCGGGCCTTAGCGCCATGGAATGCGTGGTGGTCCATGATCTCTTCCTGAACGAGACGGCCAACTACGCACATGTCTTCCTGCCGGGCTCGACCTTCCTGGAGAAGGACGGCACCTTCACCAACGCGGAGCGGCGCATCCAGCGCGTGCGCAAGGTGATGACGCCGAAGAACGGCTATGCGGACTGGGAGGTGACCCAGCGCCTCGCGCAGGCGATGGGACTGTCGTGGACTTATACGCACCCCGGCGAGATCATGGACGAGATCGCCGCGACGACGCCGAGTTTCGCTGGTGTCTCTTACGCCAAGCTCGAGGCGCTCGGCTCCGTGCAATGGCCCTGCAACGACAAGGCGCCGGAGGGCACGCCCGTGATGCACGCGGCCGGCTTCGTGCGTGGCCAGGGCTTGTTCATGATCACCGAATATCTGGCGACGGACGAGAAGACCGGTCCACGCTTTCCGCTGCTGCTCACCACCGGGCGCATCCTCAGCCAGTACAACGTCGGGGCGCAGACGCGTCGTACCGCGAACGTGATCTGGCATGAGGAGGACCTGCTGGAGATCCACCCGCATGACGCCGAGAACCGCGGCATCCGCGAGGGTGATTTCGTGCGGCTCGCAAGCCGGGCTGGCGAGACGGCACTGCGCGCGACGATCACCGACCGCGTGGCGCCGGGCGTTGTCTATACGACCTTCCATCATCCCTTGACGCAGGCCAATGTGGTCACGTCAGACTATTCCGACTGGGCTACCAATTGCCCGGAGTACAAGGTCACGGCCGTGGAGGTCATGCCCTCGAACGGGCCGAGTGACTGGCAACAAAGCTATAGCGAGCATGCGGCCCAGAGCCGCCGCATCACGCACCGGCTGGATGCAGCGGAGTAG
- a CDS encoding formate dehydrogenase beta subunit has translation MTVRIFVPGDSGALAVGADEVAAAIAAEAGKQGLAITLVRNGSRGLYWLEPLIEVETPAGRVAFGPVAPADVPGLVAGLASAPADPFPQGEGPARNGGGGAGPSPEEPHPSPSSARIHSPLEGRDRAAAPFTAHPLYLGLTEDIPFLKRQTRFTFARCGVVDPLSLEDYRAAGGLKGLAAALALTPEAIVDHVTQSGLRGRGGAGFPTGIKWKTVLAADGPRKFVVTNADEGDSGTFADRMLMEGDPFVLIEGMIIAGFAVGASHGYIYSRSEYPHANDVMAKALAIAESAGLLGDDILGSGRAFTVELRIGAGAYVCGEETALLESIEGRRGQVRAKPPLPAIKGLFGAPTVINNLLTLASVPFILAEGAAAYAAVGFGRSRGTMAAQLAGNVRHGGLFETGFGVSLGELVEDIGGGTATGRPIKAAQVGGPLGAYFPPALFDTPFDYEAFAARDGLIGHGGIVVFDDTVEMARQARFAMEFCAIESCGKCTPCRIGSTRGVEVVDLIIAGRDVEANATLLADLCETMKFGSLCALGGFTPYPVMSALTHFPQDFGIFPPGGRMEAAE, from the coding sequence ATGACGGTGCGGATATTCGTTCCTGGCGATTCGGGTGCGCTGGCGGTCGGCGCGGATGAGGTGGCCGCAGCGATCGCCGCCGAGGCCGGCAAGCAGGGCCTTGCCATCACGCTCGTCCGCAACGGCTCGCGCGGCCTCTACTGGCTGGAGCCGCTCATCGAGGTGGAAACGCCGGCCGGCCGGGTCGCTTTCGGGCCAGTGGCGCCGGCGGACGTTCCGGGGCTGGTAGCGGGTCTGGCGAGCGCGCCGGCCGATCCCTTCCCTCAGGGGGAGGGGCCCGCGCGCAACGGAGGGGGTGGGGCTGGGCCCTCTCCCGAAGAACCCCACCCGTCTCCGAGCTCCGCGCGGATCCACTCTCCCCTGGAGGGGAGGGATCGGGCGGCCGCGCCTTTCACCGCGCATCCCCTATACCTTGGCCTGACCGAGGACATTCCCTTTCTCAAGCGCCAGACACGCTTCACCTTCGCGCGTTGCGGCGTGGTCGATCCGCTATCTCTGGAGGACTACAGAGCGGCAGGCGGTCTGAAAGGACTTGCGGCTGCCTTGGCGCTGACGCCGGAAGCAATCGTCGACCACGTGACGCAATCGGGCCTGCGTGGGCGCGGCGGCGCGGGCTTTCCCACGGGCATCAAGTGGAAGACCGTGCTCGCAGCGGACGGCCCGCGCAAATTCGTCGTCACCAACGCCGATGAGGGCGACAGCGGCACCTTCGCCGACCGCATGCTGATGGAGGGCGACCCCTTCGTGCTCATCGAGGGCATGATCATCGCCGGGTTCGCGGTGGGTGCCAGCCACGGCTATATCTACAGCCGCTCGGAATATCCCCATGCCAACGACGTGATGGCGAAGGCCTTGGCCATCGCCGAGAGTGCTGGCCTTCTCGGCGATGACATTCTCGGCTCCGGGCGCGCCTTCACCGTCGAGCTCAGGATCGGTGCCGGCGCCTATGTCTGCGGCGAGGAAACGGCGCTCCTCGAATCGATCGAGGGCCGGCGCGGGCAGGTGCGGGCCAAGCCGCCACTACCCGCCATCAAGGGGCTCTTCGGCGCGCCGACCGTCATCAACAACCTGCTCACGCTCGCCTCGGTACCGTTCATCCTGGCGGAAGGCGCGGCTGCCTACGCGGCTGTGGGCTTCGGCCGCTCGCGCGGGACCATGGCGGCCCAGCTCGCGGGCAATGTCCGGCACGGCGGGCTGTTCGAAACCGGTTTCGGCGTGAGCCTCGGCGAATTGGTCGAGGACATCGGGGGCGGCACGGCCACGGGCCGGCCCATCAAGGCCGCGCAGGTCGGCGGGCCGCTCGGCGCCTATTTCCCCCCTGCCCTGTTCGACACGCCCTTCGACTATGAGGCCTTCGCCGCGCGCGACGGGCTGATCGGCCATGGCGGCATCGTCGTCTTCGACGACACCGTGGAGATGGCGCGGCAGGCGCGCTTCGCGATGGAATTCTGTGCCATCGAGAGCTGCGGCAAGTGCACCCCCTGCCGCATCGGCTCGACCCGTGGCGTCGAGGTGGTGGATCTCATCATCGCCGGGCGCGATGTCGAGGCGAATGCGACGCTCCTCGCCGATCTCTGCGAGACCATGAAATTCGGCTCGCTCTGCGCGCTCGGAGGCTTCACGCCCTACCCCGTGATGAGCGCGCTGACCCATTTCCCGCAAGATTTCGGCATTTTTCCGCCTGGTGGCAGGATGGAGGCGGCGGAATGA
- a CDS encoding formate dehydrogenase subunit gamma yields MSQSRHGEGRSAVKPKDLSGAQRDEMLTIIARFEGVEGAALPILHAVQSAFGYIPQAAVPILADKLNRSRAEIHGVVTFYHDFRSQPAGRHVVKLCRAEACQSMGGNHVESLVEAGLGITMGETTADGRVTLEPVYCLGLCAVAPAAMVDGRVVGRLDAAKARALVAEVEA; encoded by the coding sequence ATGTCTCAGTCGCGCCACGGGGAAGGCCGTTCCGCGGTCAAGCCGAAGGATCTGAGTGGCGCGCAGCGCGATGAGATGTTGACGATCATCGCCCGTTTCGAGGGCGTCGAGGGCGCAGCTCTACCCATCCTCCACGCGGTCCAGTCCGCGTTCGGATACATTCCCCAGGCGGCGGTGCCCATCCTGGCGGACAAGCTCAACCGCTCACGCGCCGAAATCCACGGCGTGGTCACGTTTTACCATGATTTCCGCAGCCAGCCGGCGGGACGACACGTTGTGAAGCTGTGCCGCGCGGAGGCGTGTCAATCGATGGGCGGCAACCATGTCGAAAGCCTGGTGGAAGCCGGGCTCGGCATTACTATGGGGGAAACGACCGCTGATGGCCGGGTGACCCTTGAGCCGGTCTATTGCCTCGGCCTTTGCGCTGTCGCTCCGGCCGCCATGGTCGACGGGCGGGTCGTCGGTCGCCTCGACGCGGCAAAGGCTCGCGCCCTGGTCGCCGAGGTGGAGGCATGA
- a CDS encoding malonyl-CoA decarboxylase, with translation MPTSFFNDLLQTLTNRGRTFLGLPPDPALTADPSALAEQLLSERGEASGVALAQTLLESYAAASPEVRLGFLRVLAERFGADRAKLDRALEAFRANPDDDTIHGLHNAAEARRQELIRRLNLAPGGTAALVRMREDILEHLRDEPALRSVDSDFRHLFSSWFNRGFLVLRPIEWSSPAHILEKIIRYEAVHAISDWDDLRGRLEPADRRCFAFFHPQLGDEPLIFVEVALTREIPGAIAPLLAQKRQPIRAEEATTAVFYSISNTQKGLAAISFGHFLIKQVVQDLKRDLPNLKTFVTLSPVPGFAGWLNRERQAEVSDVLDEGDKAVLAALDEPGWHEDKDKLPALRKVMLQVAAHYFLKAKSARGTPVDPVARFHLGNGARLEKLDFLGDPSPKGLKQSHGLMVNYLYALDDIEANHEAYARAGDIIAAPAIRKLLKADKPQRALAMVTD, from the coding sequence ATGCCGACGTCGTTCTTCAACGACCTGTTGCAAACGCTGACCAACCGGGGCCGCACATTCCTTGGCCTTCCGCCGGATCCGGCACTGACGGCCGATCCGAGCGCACTCGCGGAGCAGCTGCTTTCGGAGCGCGGCGAGGCATCGGGTGTGGCGCTGGCCCAAACCTTGCTCGAGAGCTATGCCGCCGCGTCACCGGAGGTGCGGCTTGGTTTTCTGCGCGTCCTGGCCGAGCGTTTCGGCGCCGATCGCGCCAAACTCGACCGGGCGCTGGAAGCCTTCCGAGCCAATCCGGACGACGATACCATTCATGGCCTCCACAACGCGGCGGAGGCCCGGCGGCAGGAACTCATCCGCCGGCTCAACCTGGCGCCCGGCGGCACGGCGGCCCTCGTCAGGATGCGCGAGGACATTCTCGAGCATCTGCGGGACGAGCCGGCGCTCAGATCCGTCGACAGCGATTTCCGGCATCTCTTCTCGTCGTGGTTCAACCGCGGCTTCCTGGTGCTGCGGCCGATCGAGTGGAGTTCGCCGGCGCATATCCTCGAGAAGATCATCCGCTATGAAGCCGTGCACGCGATCAGCGACTGGGATGACCTGCGCGGACGCCTCGAGCCGGCGGACAGGCGCTGCTTTGCCTTCTTCCACCCTCAGCTCGGCGATGAGCCGCTGATCTTCGTCGAAGTCGCGTTGACGCGTGAGATCCCGGGGGCGATCGCGCCGCTTCTTGCCCAGAAGCGTCAGCCGATCCGCGCCGAGGAGGCGACGACGGCGGTGTTCTATTCCATCTCCAACACCCAGAAGGGCCTTGCCGCCATCTCCTTCGGGCATTTCCTGATCAAGCAGGTGGTTCAGGACCTGAAGCGCGATCTTCCCAATCTCAAGACGTTCGTGACCCTCTCACCGGTTCCGGGCTTCGCCGGCTGGCTGAACCGCGAACGCCAGGCAGAGGTTTCCGACGTGCTCGACGAGGGGGACAAGGCGGTGCTCGCCGCCCTCGACGAACCCGGCTGGCATGAGGACAAGGACAAGTTGCCCGCCCTGCGCAAAGTGATGCTGCAGGTCGCCGCCCATTATTTCCTGAAGGCCAAGAGCGCACGGGGCACACCTGTCGACCCGGTCGCGCGCTTTCACCTCGGAAACGGCGCACGGCTGGAAAAACTCGACTTCCTTGGCGATCCCTCGCCCAAGGGGCTGAAACAGTCCCACGGACTGATGGTGAACTACCTTTATGCCCTTGACGATATCGAAGCCAACCACGAAGCCTATGCGCGCGCCGGCGACATCATCGCCGCGCCCGCCATTCGCAAGCTCCTCAAGGCCGACAAGCCGCAACGGGCGCTCGCCATGGTGACGGACTGA
- a CDS encoding malonyl-CoA synthase: MTSHLFSGLMAKAPASDKSFIAVSGGRTITYGDLAKESARLAATLASLGVQPGDRVAVQVEKSAEAIVLYLATVRAGAIFLPLNTAYTLAELDYFLGDAEPRLVVCDPAKYDGIKELAGRHGIAAVETLDGEGRGSLVEKAAALSEAAAAAFVDVPRGPDDLAAILYTSGTTGRSKGAMLSHDNLLSNALTLVDYWRFTDKDVLLHALPIFHTHGLFVATNTILAAGASMLFLPKFDADKVMALLPEATSMMGVPTFYTRLLQHDGLTREATAHIRLFVSGSAPLLAETHRDWRERTGHAILERYGMTETNMNTSNPYEGDRIAGTVGYPLPGVELRVVDADTRQAVASDAIGVIEVRGPNVFKGYWRNPEKTKEEFRADGFFITGDLGKVDTAGYVHIVGRAKDLIISGGFNVYPKEIEEAIDDLPGVVESAVIGLPHPDFGEGVVATVVADPKNPADPSAIGAALADRLAKFKQPKHIFIVDELPRNTMGKVQKNILRQRFADIFKKPAG; encoded by the coding sequence ATGACCTCGCACCTGTTCTCCGGACTGATGGCCAAAGCGCCGGCGTCCGACAAGTCGTTCATCGCGGTGAGCGGCGGACGGACGATCACCTATGGTGATCTCGCGAAGGAGAGCGCGCGATTGGCCGCGACGCTCGCCAGCCTTGGGGTTCAGCCCGGCGATCGGGTGGCGGTGCAGGTGGAGAAGAGCGCCGAAGCCATCGTGCTCTATCTCGCGACGGTGCGGGCGGGAGCCATCTTCCTGCCCCTCAACACCGCCTACACCCTGGCCGAACTCGACTATTTTCTTGGTGACGCCGAGCCGCGCCTCGTCGTGTGCGATCCGGCCAAATATGACGGCATCAAGGAACTCGCCGGCCGGCACGGCATCGCGGCGGTCGAGACGCTGGACGGTGAGGGCAGAGGCAGTCTCGTCGAGAAGGCTGCCGCGCTGTCGGAGGCCGCCGCCGCAGCCTTCGTCGATGTGCCGCGCGGCCCCGATGACCTCGCCGCCATCCTGTACACCTCTGGCACGACGGGGCGTTCCAAGGGTGCCATGCTGAGCCACGACAATCTCCTGTCGAACGCGCTGACACTGGTCGACTACTGGCGTTTCACCGACAAGGACGTGCTGCTGCACGCGCTGCCGATCTTCCACACCCACGGCCTGTTCGTCGCCACCAACACCATCCTGGCAGCAGGCGCCTCGATGCTCTTCCTGCCCAAGTTCGATGCGGACAAGGTTATGGCGCTCCTGCCGGAAGCGACCAGCATGATGGGGGTGCCGACGTTCTACACCCGGCTTCTGCAGCATGACGGACTGACACGCGAGGCGACCGCCCACATCCGGCTGTTCGTCTCCGGCTCGGCGCCGCTCCTGGCCGAGACGCACCGCGACTGGCGCGAGCGCACCGGCCACGCCATTCTCGAGCGCTACGGCATGACTGAGACCAACATGAACACGTCGAACCCCTATGAGGGTGACCGTATCGCCGGCACGGTGGGTTACCCCTTGCCGGGGGTCGAGCTGCGCGTGGTGGACGCCGACACGCGCCAGGCCGTCGCCTCCGACGCCATTGGCGTGATCGAGGTGAGGGGACCCAATGTTTTCAAGGGTTACTGGCGAAATCCTGAGAAAACGAAAGAGGAGTTTCGCGCTGACGGCTTCTTCATCACGGGCGATCTCGGCAAGGTCGATACGGCCGGCTATGTCCATATCGTTGGGCGCGCCAAGGACCTGATCATCTCCGGCGGCTTCAACGTCTATCCGAAGGAAATCGAGGAGGCGATCGACGATCTGCCGGGGGTGGTGGAAAGCGCCGTCATCGGCCTGCCGCATCCGGATTTCGGCGAGGGCGTGGTCGCCACCGTCGTCGCTGATCCGAAAAACCCCGCCGATCCCAGCGCGATCGGCGCGGCACTCGCGGATCGCCTGGCTAAGTTCAAGCAGCCGAAACACATCTTCATCGTGGACGAACTGCCACGCAACACCATGGGCAAGGTTCAGAAAAACATACTCCGCCAGCGCTTCGCGGATATCTTCAAGAAGCCCGCCGGATAG
- a CDS encoding methylated-DNA--[protein]-cysteine S-methyltransferase yields MGQARHRYFIFETAAGFCGIAWNDSGVTRFHLPAQSAAATERGLLRRSADALPGEPPPMVVAAIAAARRYFRGESVDFSDVNLDLGEQDPLFTAIYAATRALRWGETTTYGAIAKSLGTGPETARDVGQAMAKNPVPLIIPCHRVLAAGGKVGGFSAPGGADSKIRMLALEGHDLAPPPPAQATFGF; encoded by the coding sequence ATGGGCCAGGCTCGTCATCGCTATTTTATCTTCGAGACTGCCGCCGGCTTTTGCGGCATCGCGTGGAACGACAGCGGAGTGACACGCTTTCACTTGCCGGCACAATCGGCCGCCGCGACGGAACGTGGTCTTCTCAGGCGTTCAGCCGACGCCTTGCCCGGCGAGCCTCCGCCTATGGTGGTCGCGGCAATCGCCGCCGCACGACGATACTTCAGGGGCGAGTCCGTCGATTTTTCAGATGTGAACCTCGACCTCGGCGAGCAGGACCCGCTGTTCACCGCGATCTATGCGGCCACGCGCGCGCTGCGCTGGGGCGAGACGACCACCTACGGCGCAATCGCCAAGTCTCTAGGCACGGGGCCTGAAACGGCGCGCGACGTTGGCCAGGCCATGGCGAAGAACCCGGTGCCGCTGATCATTCCCTGCCATCGGGTTTTGGCGGCGGGCGGAAAGGTCGGTGGTTTCTCAGCCCCGGGAGGCGCCGATTCCAAGATCCGGATGCTAGCGCTTGAAGGGCATGACCTTGCACCGCCGCCGCCCGCGCAAGCGACTTTCGGCTTCTAG
- a CDS encoding aldose 1-epimerase, which produces MGEVRLESESLFAALDTSGGVIWRLVAKTARGEVPLLRPPAEDTPRLPRRSGCYPLLPFGNRIAGNGFTFEGEDYTFAPNTDWDPLVLHGDGWLNAWSVAEATATHAVLRSTSRAGGAFQYDAEQAFSIEGSALTVTMTIINRGARAMPFGFGWHPYLPAHPDTTIKTTASDYWEEGEFSLPARRAPLPVDLDFTNPRGVPGRRINNGFEGWDGRAEITAPSTGVTTLITATEELRRSFIFVPDPLEPPVHPVPFFAFEPMSHTANAHNLRGDGGLKRLAPDESLTGSMTIAWRAAS; this is translated from the coding sequence ATGGGTGAAGTGCGGCTTGAGAGCGAATCTTTGTTCGCGGCGCTCGATACGAGCGGCGGCGTCATCTGGCGGCTTGTGGCGAAAACCGCACGCGGCGAGGTTCCGCTTCTGCGTCCGCCTGCCGAAGACACACCACGCCTGCCGCGCCGGTCCGGGTGCTATCCGCTGCTGCCCTTCGGCAACCGGATCGCGGGCAACGGTTTCACCTTCGAGGGCGAGGACTACACATTCGCCCCGAACACGGATTGGGATCCGCTCGTCCTGCATGGCGACGGCTGGCTTAACGCATGGAGCGTCGCCGAGGCAACGGCGACACACGCCGTGTTACGCAGCACGAGCCGGGCAGGGGGCGCCTTCCAGTACGACGCGGAGCAGGCCTTCTCCATTGAGGGATCTGCTCTGACTGTGACGATGACGATCATCAATCGTGGCGCGCGCGCCATGCCTTTCGGCTTCGGCTGGCACCCGTATTTGCCGGCCCATCCGGATACGACGATCAAGACGACGGCGTCGGACTACTGGGAGGAGGGGGAGTTCTCGCTTCCCGCACGGCGCGCGCCCCTGCCCGTGGATCTTGATTTCACGAACCCGCGCGGCGTGCCCGGACGGCGGATCAACAACGGTTTCGAGGGCTGGGATGGACGGGCGGAGATCACCGCGCCCAGCACAGGTGTGACGACGCTCATCACGGCGACGGAAGAACTGCGGCGTTCCTTCATCTTTGTGCCGGATCCGCTGGAACCGCCGGTCCATCCGGTCCCGTTCTTCGCCTTCGAGCCCATGAGCCATACCGCCAACGCCCATAATCTTCGGGGAGATGGTGGCCTGAAGCGGCTCGCTCCGGACGAGAGCCTGACAGGGTCGATGACAATCGCGTGGCGCGCGGCGTCCTGA